CCTCGACGACGGCCGTCTTGCCGACACCCGCCTCGCCGACGAGGATCGGATTGTTCTGGCGGCGGCGCGACAGGATGTCGACCACCGTCCGCAATTCGTCGTCGCGGCCGACCACGGGATCGAGCTCGCCGCGCGCGGCCTGCTCGGTCAGGCACGTCGCCCATTTCGCGAGCGCGTCGCTGCCGCCATCGGCGCCGGCTTCGCCCGCGTCCACGCCGAGCGCGCCGCCGCCGATGGCAGCCGGCGCCTCGTCGGCTTCCGGCCAGCCCGATGCGAGCGCTTCGTAGCGCTTCACCACTTCGTCGAGCGCGATCGACGTGATGCCGGCCGGCACGCGCTGCTGCAGCCAGCGGCGTGTCAGGTCCTCGTCGAGCCACGCGAGCAGCAGGTGGCCGGAGCGCACCTTGCCCGCGCGCGCCGCGATCTGGCTCCAGATGACGGCCGGCCCGACGCTGCGCTCGAGCGAGCTCGAGATGTCGCGCAGCGAGTCGCCGCTCACGTCGAAGCCGTCGAGCGCCTTCTCCATCCGGCGCTTCGCTTCGCCGGCGTCGCTCCCGAACTGCTCGAACAATCGTGCGAGATCGCTCTGCTCACGCTGCAGCAGGCACAGCGCCCAGTGATCGAGGTCGATGAAGGCGTGCCGACGGGATCGGCCTAGCGCCGTGGCGTCGACGAGGGCCGCATAAGTCGTGCGGCCGAGACAGTTGAATATGCGTTCGCGATTCACGTCTAGTCCCGAAAAGATTCATAGACAGTCAAGGTGCGCAGCGCCCGATTCGGCCGTGACCACGCGTCGACGCCGACACGCATGCACCCAACCCTTCCTGCGAGTTCAGGGCGCGTCCACACCTGAACCTTGATGACGGGGTAAATTCGTCCGTCGACGAAATCCGTCACGACCGCGGACACCGCCAGGACGGCTGCCGCGCGGCGTTGCCACCGATAGAACTCGTCGGCTTCGATCGGACCGATCACGATCTCGATCGAGTGCTGCACGTCCCAGATCCGCGCGCCGAGCCGCCAGCCGCCGAGCCGCCGCGCGTTGCTCGCCGCGGCCGGCACCGGAATCCAGCGACCGTGCCGCGGCACGACCTGCAGTGCGACGCCGAAGTACGCGCGCAGCATCCGTTGCAGATCGGCAAGCGAGCGGCGCGGCGCGCAGTAGATGCCGGGAAACGCGCGCCGGCATGCCTGCATGTGATGCTCGAACGGATCGGCGTCGGTCTGCGGCGCGCGGCGCGCGTCGGCGAGCGCCGTCACGCGCTCGACGAACGGATTGCGCGCACGCTCGTAGCCGAGCACCGGATGCATCGACGACCACGCCGAGTAATGCAGCCAAGCGAGGTCGCCGCATGTGACGTTGACGAAGCGCTCGAACGCGGCGTTGCGCTCGAAGCGCTTCTCCTGCATCGCGTGCTCGGTCACGTGCAGCGGCAATGGCCCGTACGGCGCGAATAGTCCGAAATGACGCTGGATCACCGTGACCTGCGGATGATCGTCGTCCTCGATGAAGCGCGGCAGCGTCACGTGCACGCGCTCGACCTCCGTGCTCGCGAAATGCATCTCCGCCGGCTGCTCGATGCGCAGCCACTTCGGCAGCCGCCGCCTGCGCGCCGACCGCTTGTCGTGCTTGCGCTGCAGCGCTTCGACCCGCCGCATCAGCTCGAAGAAGGTGCGGCGCGGCGTCAGCGCTTTCGTCACGCGATCGAGCGTCGTCACGTGAGCCTCCCGTCGCGCGATGCCGCATTCGTGTGCGAGCTCGCCGCATCGCCGTCGAGTCGCACGACGATCTCGATGCCGTCGTTGAGCGTCGCCGACTCGGCGAGCGCCTGCGCGAGCAGCCGCCCGAACAGCCAGCCGCCGCGATCCGCGTGCAGCGACTCGGCGATGTCGATCTCGACTTGCGTCGCACGAACGAGCGCGGTCGGCGTCGCGCGACCCGCCGCGACGAAGCGCGAGCGCAGCACGACCGAGCGCAGGCTCTCGAGCCGCTGCCGGTCGAGCGCATCGTCCTTGTCGATCGCGAGCAGCAGCTGCTCGACGATGCGCGCGGTCACGTCCTGCTGCTGCGACGCGCGCAGCGCGAGCGGATTGCGGCCGATGTGCGACACGGCCTCCCAGCACGCTTCGACGCTCGGCTTGCCGCGCGGCGCGCTCGCCGGCCACAGGCATTCGATGCGCTTCACCGCGGTCGGATCGAGTAATTGCAGCTGGGCGTCGAGCAGCGCGTTCGGTCGCCAGTCGCGATCGGCGACGAGCGCGCGGCCCGTGATCGTCGCGACGTCGTCCGGATCGAGCGTGTCGTCGACCATCGAAACGGCGATCAAGTCGTGGCTCGCGAGCGGATCGAAACGATCGCGCCGCACGCCGTCGACGAGCAGCGCATCCTCGCGCCGCATGCCGTAGCGGATCGAGCCATCCTGCCCTTCGTAGCCCGCCGTCTCGAGCACCGACCGCGCACGATGCGCGCGACCATTGGTCTCGCACACGAACACCTCGTTCAGCGCCCACAAGTGATGCGCGGCGGGCCGCATCCGGTCGACCGGAATCCACTGCTCGGGCTGATTCGCGTCGTACGGCACCGGATCGAAACGTTTGGAATACAGATTGATTGCCGGCGTCGCGAACAGGCGGAACTGACTCGCGTCGACGTCGCCGACCAGATCGCCCGGCGCGGCGCGCAACGCGAAGAACAGCTCGAACGCGCGCGCGGACGGCGCTTTCTCGGCGATCGCGGCCAACGCGTCGACGTAGACGCCGAGCAGGCGCGTCGGCTGCGCGAAGTACTCGCGAAGCAGCCGCAGCCCGGGCAGTCCGCCGAAGTCCTCCGGCAGCAGCGCCTCCGAATCGTCGACGCCGGAAAGACGAATGCCCGACATCGGCAGCGTCAGCACTTCGTCGCCGCGAGTCGTCGACACGAGCGCGAACCATGCGGTCGTATCCGCGAGCAGCGCGCGATGCAGCGCATAAGCACGCGGCAGATCGCCCGCGAGGCTCAGATGCAGCGGCGTGAACCCTTCGTCCTCGCGCGACAGCTCGGCGATCGACGCGCCGCCTTCGACTTCGAACTTGAAGCGCAGCACCGCGTGCGACGATGCGAGCCGTTGCGCGAGCAGCGACGGCAGCCCGGTGATGCTGCGGCTGCATTCGACCGACGCGAGACGCAGCGGCAGCAGCGTGACGTCGCGCGCGGTCGAGAACATCACCGGCAGCTTGCGACCGGGCAGATGAGCCGCCACGAGCGAGCCGCGCGGCAGCGTGTTGCCGCGGAACGCATCGGGCGAGCCGAGATCCGGATGGAACGCGAACGTCGAGATCGCGGGCGTCGATGCCGTGTAAAGCGGGCAGAGGCGCCCGAGCGCCTGCTGCGCGAACTCCGCGCATTCGCGGTCGAGACGCTTCTGCACACGCGCCGACAGATACGCGACGCCCTCGAGCAGCCGCTCGACGAACGGATCCGTGACCGCATCAGGATGCAGCCCGAGCGCCGAAGCCACCTGCGGGTGCTCTTTCGAGAAGCGTGCGCCCGCATCGCGCAGCTGCCGCAATTCGTCGTTGTAGTGGTCGAGAAAATTCATCGCCGTTCGCCGTTCACCGATCGTCCGCCAGGCTGAAATACCCGCTCAGATAGTCGAGCGCGAGACTCGCGCTGAACTCGGTTCCGTCTTCGCGCACCTTCATCGACACGTCGAAATAGATCGTCTGCGGCAAGCGTCGACGACTCTCGGTCCGAGGCTTGACCGTCGTGCTGACGGGATCGACGCGCGGCTCGAAGCGACGAATCACTTCGCAGATGTGCGCGGCTGCGTGAGCGGGATTGATCTTCGTCGCGCCGGCCGCCTGCATCGGCGGACAGCCGAAGTTCAACACCGAATGCGCCGCCGGACTGTCGTCCGCGATGCGCATGCGCGCGCCGCGAATCGCATGATTCATCAGGTCGACCAAATGATCCGCGACGACCTCTTGAAGCGAATGACGACGAATCCGCCTGGACAGCTTGTTGTAGAGTTGAAGATCGCTCACGTGCGTGTTCCCGAGTGTTGTGGCGCGAAGCCACAACACTGCCCAAGGTTAGCCTGGAAACTAGAACCTTCCGACGGGTTAGATCGGGGCGTTCTGCTTGAGGTCGTACCCAGCCTTGATCACCGCGCCCATCGTGCCGTCGTTGCGCTGTTCGCGGTACTCGAACTCGATCTGGGCGAAGTTGATTCGGATCTGGTCCGTCGGCAGCACGCCGTCGACTTCGCCGCTAGCGTGACCGAGCTGCGAGAACGGCATGTTGCCGAGCGTACGGAACGACGACACGAGGCCGCTCGCGAACGAGATCGTCAGGAACTCCTGCTGGCCCTTGCCCGACTTGCGGCAGATCAGCTTCGCGGTTCCGATGTGCTCGCCCGTCGCACACATCAGGAACAGCTTCGGCGAAGCCTTGTTCGACACCATGCGGAACTCGAAGTCCTTCATCTCGACCTTGCCCGCGCCGCCGCCGCTGCCGAAGCCCCAGCGACCCGAATTTTCTTCCGCCCACTGCCAGCTCTGAATCTGGATCAGACCGGGGTATTGCTGATCGGTCGACTCGCCCTCGACGCCATCGATCTGCAAGAAGTAATCAACCAACGCATTTGCCATGCTATGAACTCCTAATTAGTTATAACAAGACCATATCGAAAAGACCGCTGTTGAATCCGCTGCGGAACGGTTCGACTCCGCCCCGCAACGCCTCGAACACCTCCTTCTTTAAGCGAAACCGCAACCGGCCCGGTAGTCGCGGCTCAGGTCGTCACCTCTTGCTTGGTCGACGGAAGCTTCGAAACCAATCGGAGAGAAACGGTCAAACCCTCCAGTTGGAAATGGGGGCGCAGGAAAAACTGCGCGCGATAGTAGCCGGGGTTCTCCGGAATCTCGTCGACGACCACTTCCGCCGCCGACAGCGGACGCTGCGACTTCGTGACCTCGCTCGAG
This genomic stretch from Burkholderia oklahomensis C6786 harbors:
- the tssG gene encoding type VI secretion system baseplate subunit TssG; this encodes MTTLDRVTKALTPRRTFFELMRRVEALQRKHDKRSARRRRLPKWLRIEQPAEMHFASTEVERVHVTLPRFIEDDDHPQVTVIQRHFGLFAPYGPLPLHVTEHAMQEKRFERNAAFERFVNVTCGDLAWLHYSAWSSMHPVLGYERARNPFVERVTALADARRAPQTDADPFEHHMQACRRAFPGIYCAPRRSLADLQRMLRAYFGVALQVVPRHGRWIPVPAAASNARRLGGWRLGARIWDVQHSIEIVIGPIEADEFYRWQRRAAAVLAVSAVVTDFVDGRIYPVIKVQVWTRPELAGRVGCMRVGVDAWSRPNRALRTLTVYESFRD
- the tssF gene encoding type VI secretion system baseplate subunit TssF, whose translation is MNFLDHYNDELRQLRDAGARFSKEHPQVASALGLHPDAVTDPFVERLLEGVAYLSARVQKRLDRECAEFAQQALGRLCPLYTASTPAISTFAFHPDLGSPDAFRGNTLPRGSLVAAHLPGRKLPVMFSTARDVTLLPLRLASVECSRSITGLPSLLAQRLASSHAVLRFKFEVEGGASIAELSREDEGFTPLHLSLAGDLPRAYALHRALLADTTAWFALVSTTRGDEVLTLPMSGIRLSGVDDSEALLPEDFGGLPGLRLLREYFAQPTRLLGVYVDALAAIAEKAPSARAFELFFALRAAPGDLVGDVDASQFRLFATPAINLYSKRFDPVPYDANQPEQWIPVDRMRPAAHHLWALNEVFVCETNGRAHRARSVLETAGYEGQDGSIRYGMRREDALLVDGVRRDRFDPLASHDLIAVSMVDDTLDPDDVATITGRALVADRDWRPNALLDAQLQLLDPTAVKRIECLWPASAPRGKPSVEACWEAVSHIGRNPLALRASQQQDVTARIVEQLLLAIDKDDALDRQRLESLRSVVLRSRFVAAGRATPTALVRATQVEIDIAESLHADRGGWLFGRLLAQALAESATLNDGIEIVVRLDGDAASSHTNAASRDGRLT
- a CDS encoding GPW/gp25 family protein, which produces MSDLQLYNKLSRRIRRHSLQEVVADHLVDLMNHAIRGARMRIADDSPAAHSVLNFGCPPMQAAGATKINPAHAAAHICEVIRRFEPRVDPVSTTVKPRTESRRRLPQTIYFDVSMKVREDGTEFSASLALDYLSGYFSLADDR
- a CDS encoding Hcp family type VI secretion system effector, whose translation is MANALVDYFLQIDGVEGESTDQQYPGLIQIQSWQWAEENSGRWGFGSGGGAGKVEMKDFEFRMVSNKASPKLFLMCATGEHIGTAKLICRKSGKGQQEFLTISFASGLVSSFRTLGNMPFSQLGHASGEVDGVLPTDQIRINFAQIEFEYREQRNDGTMGAVIKAGYDLKQNAPI